A stretch of DNA from Ferviditalea candida:
CGCGGCATCCATGGCATCCTGCTCGTTCCCCAGAATGTAGTATGCCGTACGGTACACATGGGTTTCGATGCTGCGCAAAATGGTAATCAGGGCGCCGCGATCTCCCGCCTGAGCAGACCGGATCAATTCAGGCTCTACCACGATGATCCTCCTCTCATGCAACTTTACTGACGCAAAACGGTCCATCATTGTTGCGAAAAATTGAGATTGGCTTCAATTTCAGCGTACATCCCTATAAGAATATCAAAAAAGCGCTGATGCGTGTATGCAAAAAAACCGAAAAATTCCCCCAAAAAAAAAGACCGTCTCAAAAGTCGAATGACTCAGGGGCAGTCTCATTTGGCAATCTATCAATTTAGGTCCGGCGGGAAAATATCCCCTTGCGTATCGATCGTCTCCGATATTCTAATCCTTGACGGACTGCAGCTTGAGGTATTGGTACAGCATCGCCAGACGCCACGGCAGAATCATTCCGAATGCAAGAATGAAGAATATCGCTCCGGTTTGCGGGATCGAGACGTAATGCTCCACATATCCGTGCAAAAGCATCCTCAGCACCAGCAGACCAAGCAGAATGAAAATAAACGATTTAGAGCGTTTGAGATATACTTTGCCGTCGACGATGTGAAACTTCGAAGTCTTGATCAACGGATAGGAAAAAAGCACGACTCCCGTCAAAAAAGCAACCAAAGCCCAAAGCAGCGGGATATGCGTCTGCGGCGACAAAAACATGAGAAATCCCGTGCTCATGGCAATAGGGGGAATCATGATTTTCCGGGCTGTCGTCGGTCTGGCGCTGGCGCGCAGTCTGACGAATATCACGAGCAGCGCCATCATCATGGCGCCGACGGTTGTGGCGATTTGCATGTTCAACGCACCCAAATGTGCCATGCCAGCATCCCTCCATAGCTTGCTCAAGGAATAATTATACCATATTTTACAGCAGGATACTCAAATTCATGAGCTACCCCGAAAATTCATTTCAACTAAAAAACGATTCCATATGAATTCTTCGGGGACGCTTCAGCTTGCCATCTTCATCAACTTAAGGAACCATATTCATATTTTCCCCAAAATATTCAGTCCCAAACGAATCCTGCATGATTACGACCGATCAGGTCAGCGGAAAGCCGCGTTCAGCCAGAAAGCTTTTCATGAACATCCTTCTGGGAACCTTCTTGCTGTCGATCATCGTGTCCGACCAGGTTTCTGCGCGCCGGCCATCGGTTCTGTCCAAATAATATTGCTTCATCGTCTGATCATACTCTAGCAAGTATG
This window harbors:
- a CDS encoding CcdC family protein → MAHLGALNMQIATTVGAMMMALLVIFVRLRASARPTTARKIMIPPIAMSTGFLMFLSPQTHIPLLWALVAFLTGVVLFSYPLIKTSKFHIVDGKVYLKRSKSFIFILLGLLVLRMLLHGYVEHYVSIPQTGAIFFILAFGMILPWRLAMLYQYLKLQSVKD